A stretch of the Musa acuminata AAA Group cultivar baxijiao chromosome BXJ2-7, Cavendish_Baxijiao_AAA, whole genome shotgun sequence genome encodes the following:
- the LOC103990798 gene encoding transcription factor bHLH77 isoform X1 — protein MNSGSSDRSPKCFLNQNWDRSVDHISQFGSALGSFMSPQSSFELERGLQRIGHLSEEVPPQSHFMDSSGNSQALGGLVIAGNLALAHLDQFPADPGFAERAARFSSFDGQSYGWFSGQFELPGSGKPSTAAIIQSLTASGLQIGHLESNRQIPVSNGLQLKMNSAGPAISREEMSLSDPISASNGKKRKAPSNSKEKDAASPKPSTDPSKVADEEDSDTKRCRSSGKIHEIGIDNVKPKLEQNDGARSNGNAEQKQRKAGNDKPSEPPKDYIHVRARRGQATDSHSLAERVRREKISQRMKLLQDLVPGCSKVTGKAVMLDEIINYVQSLQRQVEFLSMKLATVNPQLDFDNLANLRAKDLIQIGGPVPNSAYSPEMSMVSSYADVPQQKDILHSIATNAMDFHCSMNMLDSTGHQDLNAHQACLGGFGDSSSQLGFFWEDDLQNIVQMGIGQDQEIVASSHNFHGGTSPAAQMKIEL, from the exons ATGAACTCTGGGTCGTCGGATCGATCGCCGAAGTGCTTTCTCAACCAGAATTGGGATCGCTCCGTCGATCACATCAGCCAATTTGGATCGGCGCTTGGCTCCTTCATGTCGCCGCAGTCTTCATTTGAGCTCGAGAGAGGGTTGCAGAGAATTGGCCACTTGAGCGAGGAGGTCCCGCCGCAGTCCCATTTCATGGATTCCTCTGGGAATTCCCAAGCCTTGGGAGGGTTAGTGATTGCAGGAAATCTGGCCCTGGCACATTTGGATCAGTTTCCGGCTGACCCAGGCTTCGCAGAGAGGGCAGCAAGGTTTTCCAGCTTCGACGGCCAGAGTTACGGTTGGTTCTCAGGCCAATTCGAGCTCCCTGGGAGCGGCAAGCCTTCGACTGCGGCAATCATCCAGTCTCTCACGGCGAGCGGGCTCCAAATTGGGCACTTGGAGAGCAACAGGCAAATTCCAGTATCGAATGGACTGCAATTGAAGATGAATAGCGCTGGTCCGGCAATCTCCAGAGAGGAAATGTCGCTGTCCGATCCGATATCTGCGAGCAACGGCAAGAAGCGAAAAGCTCCTTCGAATAGCAAAGAAAAGGATGCTGCTTCACCGAAACCTTCCACCGATCCTTCCAAG GTGGCAGATGAAGAGGATTCCGACACAAAGCGATGTCGATCCTCGGGGAAAATTCATGAGATCGGCATTGACAATGTTAAGCCAAAGTTGGAGCAAAACGATGGCGCCAGAAGTAATGGAAATGCCGAGCAGAAGCAGAGGAAGGCAGGCAATGACAAGCCCTCCGAGCCTCCTAAGGACTACATCCATGTCAGGGCGAGAAGAGGCCAAGCAACTGATAGCCACAGTCTCGCAGAAAGA GTGAGAAGAGAGAAGATTAGCCAACGAATGAAGTTGCTGCAAGATCTCGTTCCAGGCTGCAGTAAG GTAACTGGCAAAGCAGTCATGCTTGATGAGATCATAAACTATGTGCAGTCGTTGCAGCGACAAGTCGAG TTTCTTTCCATGAAGCTCGCCACCGTAAACCCACAGCTGGACTTTGACAATTTGGCGAATCTCCGTGCCAAGGAT TTGATTCAGATTGGTGGACCTGTGCCGAATTCAGCTTATTCACCTGAAATGAGTATGGTGTCATCTTATGCTGATGTACCACAACAGAAGGACATTCTTCATAGCATTGCGACCAACGCGATGGATTTCCACTGCTCTATGAACATGTTAGATTCCACAGGCCACCAAGATCTCAATGCACATCAGGCCTGCCTTGGTGGATTTGGAGATTCTTCATCTCAG CTAGGGTTTTTCTGGGAGGATGACCTCCAAAATATTGTTCAGATGGGCATAGGACAAGATCAGGAGATTGTTGCTTCCTCTCACAACTTCCATGGTG GCACCTCCCCAGCTGCTCAAATGAAAATTGAGCTTTGA
- the LOC103990798 gene encoding transcription factor bHLH77 isoform X2, whose protein sequence is MNSGSSDRSPKCFLNQNWDRSVDHISQFGSALGSFMSPQSSFELERGLQRIGHLSEEVPPQSHFMDSSGNSQALGGLVIAGNLALAHLDQFPADPGFAERAARFSSFDGQSYGWFSGQFELPGSGKPSTAAIIQSLTASGLQIGHLESNRQIPVSNGLQLKMNSAGPAISREEMSLSDPISASNGKKRKAPSNSKEKDAASPKPSTDPSKVADEEDSDTKRCRSSGKIHEIGIDNVKPKLEQNDGARSNGNAEQKQRKAGNDKPSEPPKDYIHVRARRGQATDSHSLAERVRREKISQRMKLLQDLVPGCSKVTGKAVMLDEIINYVQSLQRQVEFLSMKLATVNPQLDFDNLANLRAKDIGGPVPNSAYSPEMSMVSSYADVPQQKDILHSIATNAMDFHCSMNMLDSTGHQDLNAHQACLGGFGDSSSQLGFFWEDDLQNIVQMGIGQDQEIVASSHNFHGGTSPAAQMKIEL, encoded by the exons ATGAACTCTGGGTCGTCGGATCGATCGCCGAAGTGCTTTCTCAACCAGAATTGGGATCGCTCCGTCGATCACATCAGCCAATTTGGATCGGCGCTTGGCTCCTTCATGTCGCCGCAGTCTTCATTTGAGCTCGAGAGAGGGTTGCAGAGAATTGGCCACTTGAGCGAGGAGGTCCCGCCGCAGTCCCATTTCATGGATTCCTCTGGGAATTCCCAAGCCTTGGGAGGGTTAGTGATTGCAGGAAATCTGGCCCTGGCACATTTGGATCAGTTTCCGGCTGACCCAGGCTTCGCAGAGAGGGCAGCAAGGTTTTCCAGCTTCGACGGCCAGAGTTACGGTTGGTTCTCAGGCCAATTCGAGCTCCCTGGGAGCGGCAAGCCTTCGACTGCGGCAATCATCCAGTCTCTCACGGCGAGCGGGCTCCAAATTGGGCACTTGGAGAGCAACAGGCAAATTCCAGTATCGAATGGACTGCAATTGAAGATGAATAGCGCTGGTCCGGCAATCTCCAGAGAGGAAATGTCGCTGTCCGATCCGATATCTGCGAGCAACGGCAAGAAGCGAAAAGCTCCTTCGAATAGCAAAGAAAAGGATGCTGCTTCACCGAAACCTTCCACCGATCCTTCCAAG GTGGCAGATGAAGAGGATTCCGACACAAAGCGATGTCGATCCTCGGGGAAAATTCATGAGATCGGCATTGACAATGTTAAGCCAAAGTTGGAGCAAAACGATGGCGCCAGAAGTAATGGAAATGCCGAGCAGAAGCAGAGGAAGGCAGGCAATGACAAGCCCTCCGAGCCTCCTAAGGACTACATCCATGTCAGGGCGAGAAGAGGCCAAGCAACTGATAGCCACAGTCTCGCAGAAAGA GTGAGAAGAGAGAAGATTAGCCAACGAATGAAGTTGCTGCAAGATCTCGTTCCAGGCTGCAGTAAG GTAACTGGCAAAGCAGTCATGCTTGATGAGATCATAAACTATGTGCAGTCGTTGCAGCGACAAGTCGAG TTTCTTTCCATGAAGCTCGCCACCGTAAACCCACAGCTGGACTTTGACAATTTGGCGAATCTCCGTGCCAAGGAT ATTGGTGGACCTGTGCCGAATTCAGCTTATTCACCTGAAATGAGTATGGTGTCATCTTATGCTGATGTACCACAACAGAAGGACATTCTTCATAGCATTGCGACCAACGCGATGGATTTCCACTGCTCTATGAACATGTTAGATTCCACAGGCCACCAAGATCTCAATGCACATCAGGCCTGCCTTGGTGGATTTGGAGATTCTTCATCTCAG CTAGGGTTTTTCTGGGAGGATGACCTCCAAAATATTGTTCAGATGGGCATAGGACAAGATCAGGAGATTGTTGCTTCCTCTCACAACTTCCATGGTG GCACCTCCCCAGCTGCTCAAATGAAAATTGAGCTTTGA
- the LOC135616064 gene encoding uncharacterized protein LOC135616064, whose protein sequence is MAVFLRATRVTTLLDDDKAKARLREADDSHRVSGYDSSCSEHDSPSLSGLVHAFLEHAHGDSLSADVGAVAHPHHSSDDDHADDPDCTAAAVVRELMDPAAEWDRFRVRLAADVYSVVEGLSGLRTCCGAAGLRRAVMARLRASGYNAGICKARSDSSGGLNAGSHEYIDVVSAAAEGAGRRYIVDLEFAAEFEVARATEAYKTVLAALPRAAVAGEETMRQVVRVAADAVQRSLRAQDLHIPPWRKSQYMIAKWLGPYRRTTNAVPASPGGSVSSSGAEISCRSVGFTTAAWRRVPPPEHVRSHVAYITN, encoded by the coding sequence ATGGCAGTCTTCCTTCGAGCGACGCGGGTGACAACCTTGCTTGACGACGACAAGGCAAAGGCCCGTCTTCGGGAAGCCGATGACAGCCACCGCGTGTCCGGCTACGACAGCAGCTGCAGCGAGCACGACTCCCCTAGCCTGTCCGGTCTCGTCCACGCGTTCCTTGAGCACGCACACGGCGACTCCCTCTCTGCTGATGTCGGCGCCGTGGCGCACCCCCATCACAGCTCTGACGATGACCACGCCGACGATCCTGACTGCACCGCCGCTGCGGTGGTGCGGGAGCTGATGGACCCTGCCGCGGAGTGGGATCGGTTTCGAGTCCGGCTCGCGGCAGACGTCTACTCGGTGGTTGAGGGGCTTTCGGGGCTGAGGACCTGCTGCGGCGCCGCTGGATTACGTCGAGCGGTGATGGCGCGGCTGAGGGCGTCGGGTTACAATGCCGGGATCTGCAAGGCGAGGTCGGACTCGTCCGGCGGGCTCAACGCCGGCAGCCACGAATACATCGACGTGGtgtcggcggcggcggagggggccGGAAGGAGGTACATCGTGGACCTCGAGTTCGCGGCAGAGTTCGAGGTGGCGAGAGCGACGGAGGCGTACAAAACTGTGCTTGCGGCGCTCCCGCGGGCGGCGGTGGCAGGGGAGGAGACGATGCGGCAAGTGGTACGGGTGGCGGCGGACGCCGTTCAGAGGTCGCTCCGGGCGCAGGATCTCCACATCCCGCCGTGGCGCAAGAGCCAGTACATGATCGCCAAGTGGCTGGGGCCCTACCGGAGGACCACGAACGCGGTGCCGGCATCTCCGGGCGGTTCCGTGAGCAGCAGCGGGGCAGAGATCAGCTGCCGCTCCGTGGGCTTTACGACGGCCGCGTGGCGAAGGGTCCCGCCACCCGAACACGTTAGAAGCCACGTGGCGTACATAACCAATTGA
- the LOC135616146 gene encoding lysine histidine transporter 1-like, whose amino-acid sequence MAYQVDNVQIEEKAREKSIDDWLPITSSRKAKWWYSAFHNVTALVGAGVLSLPYAMAQLGWGPGIAVLILSWVITLYTLWQMVQMHEMVPGKRFDRYHELGQQAFGDKLGLWIVVPQQLTVEVGVNIVYMVTGGKSLKKFHDVLCPDCKSIKLTYFIMIFGSVHFVLSQLPNFNSISGVSLAAAVMSFSYSTVAWGASVHRGKQANVEYGYKSSSTAEGVFNFLSALGDVSFAYAGHNVALEIQATIPSTPEKPSKKPMWKGVVVAYIVVALCYFPVAFLGYWAFGNGVADNILITLNKPRWLIATANIMVVIHVIGSYQIYAMPVFDMIETVLVKKLHFPPGLAVRLIGRSTYVAFTMFVGMTFPFFGGLLGFFGGFAFAPTTYFLPCVMWLSVYKPRRFSLSWIINWICILLGVLLMILSPIGGLRQIIMDAKSYEFYS is encoded by the exons ATGGCTTATCAGGTTGATAACGTGCAGATCGAGGAGAAGGCGAGGGAGAAGTCGATCGACGACTGGCTCCCCATCACATCTTCCAGGAAGGCGAAGTGGTGGTACTCGGCcttccacaatgtcacggccttggtCGGCGCCGGCGTCCTCAGTTTGCCCTACGCTATGGCGCAACTTGGATG GGGCCCCGGCATTGCAGTGCTCATCCTGTCATGGGTCATCACCCTCTACACGCTGTGGCAAATGGTGCAGATGCACGAGATGGTGCCGGGGAAGCGGTTCGACCGGTACCACGAGCTGGGGCAGCAAGCCTTCGGCGACAAGCTCGGCCTTTGGATCGTCGTGCCGCAACAGCTCACCGTCGAGGTCGGCGTCAACATCGTGTACATGGTGACCGGCGGCAAGTCCCTCAAGAAGTTCCACGATGTCCTCTGCCCCGACTGCAAGTCCATCAAGCTCACCTACTTCATCATGATCTTCGGCTCCGTACACTTCGTGCTCTCCCAGCTCCCCAACTTCAACTCCATCTCCGGGGTCTCCTTGGCAGCTGCTGTCATGTCGTTCAG CTACTCCACCGTTGCCTGGGGAGCTTCGGTGCACAGGGGGAAGCAAGCCAACGTGGAGTACGGCTACAAGTCGTCAAGCACCGCAGAAGGCGTCTTCAACTTCTTGAGCGCACTGGGAGATGTGTCCTTTGCGTACGCCGGCCACAACGTGGCGTTGGAGATCCAAGCTACGATCCCGTCCACTCCCGAGAAGCCCTCCAAGAAGCCCATGTGGAAAGGCGTCGTCGTCGCCTACATCGTCGTTGCTCTCTGCTACTTCCCCGTGGCTTTCTTGGGGTACTGGGCGTTCGGCAACGGCGTCGCCGACAACATCCTCATTACGCTGAATAAGCCGCGGTGGCTGATCGCCACGGCCAATATTATGGTCGTCATCCACGTTATCGGTAGTTACCAG ATCTACGCCATGCCTGTGTTCGATATGATAGAGACAGTGCTCGTCAAGAAGCTGCACTTCCCGCCGGGACTAGCCGTTCGCCTGATTGGACGCAGTACTTACGTTG CGTTTACGATGTTCGTCGGTATGACCTTCCCTTTCTTCGGCGGACTGCTTGGGTTCTTCGGCGGCTTTGCTTTTGCCCCGACAACATACTTC CTTCCCTGCGTCATGTGGCTTTCTGTTTACAAGCCTAGAAGATTCAGCTTATCTTGGATCATCAACTGG ATCTGCATTCTTCTCGGAGTTCTGCTGATGATTCTGTCGCCCATCGGAGGACTTCGGCAAATCATAATGGACGCCAAGAGCTACGAGTTCTACTCGTAG